One window of the Podospora pseudocomata strain CBS 415.72m chromosome 7, whole genome shotgun sequence genome contains the following:
- a CDS encoding hypothetical protein (COG:A; EggNog:ENOG503P12D) encodes MAASVATGLHAEVKLVGNLAESRDRLLNNEHVQSFAVIKHDDYLMLIFSDNHIFAQVQVFEVKAFSQIGKIQSLFDQSHTPGQAKLRVDINIYGSAADADAVGLYLGSTSKLYLQDPEYGTENIEYLNRQLIHFPGFEEPKVFAGPGADFANKTSKALQGLPQQQSRLHYIQYGGG; translated from the exons ATGGCGGCTTCTGTTGCTACGGGACT CCATGCCGAAGTGAAGCTGGTTGGTAACCTGGCCGAGTCCAGGGACAGGCTTCTGAATAACGAGCATGTTCAGTCATTTGCTGTCATCAAACACGACGACTACTTGATGCTCATATTCTCAGATAATCACATATTCGCCCAG GTTCAAGTTTTCGAAGTGAAGGCGTTTTCCCAAATAGGGAAAATACAGAGCCTCTTTGACCAGTCACACACTCCTGGCCAGGCAAAGCTACGAGTGGACATCAACATATACGGATCTgctgccgatgccgatgccgtAGGGCTTTATCTCGGCAGCACTTCCAAGCTGTACCTTCAAGACCCCGAATATGGCACCGAAAACATCGAGTATCTGAACAGGCAGTTGATTCACTTCCCCGGTTTTGAAGAACCTAAAGTCTTTGCCGGGCCCGGGGCGGATTTTGCTAACAAGACCAGCAAAGCCTTGCAGGGT TTACCTCAACAGCAATCTCGTCTTCACTACATACAATACGGTGGCGGTTAG
- a CDS encoding hypothetical protein (EggNog:ENOG503P12D; COG:K; COG:L) has translation MFRVVVDEVHLIKRPHTTLFKAACEIRANFGWCLTATPIQNRLEELGSLLAFLPIDQLQNQAMFKKKIMDASSPDAHTVPWQFTLLLEALCLRRPKQMLELPLIEERYHYITLSQEERNRYDKTAADMSNWINHKAGLRADQRDHFGIFQVQLQLRLVCNQGTFQKPFQRRGRRDKLPERDEFLYALGSSADIECSMCGIPVPAFDATPPKLRHGCGHVICPECIPSDEQRSANKTSCLYCDGHISPKSDALTPNSGDDSNDKVDHFDLSGVSSKIEVLIRDLQQTPRDTKRYVGSARLAEILENQAYINSPSIVFSCWTRTLDLVALHLTRMKILHQRIDGRQTLAERQHNMSRFVSDEGTSVPVLLMTTGVGAFGLNLKAANHVYILEPEWNPSVESQALGRVARRGQKKTVLVTRYLVHGTVEIV, from the exons ATGTTCAGGGTTGTCGTCGATGAGG TACATCTGATCAAGCGACCCCACACAACACTTTTCAAGGCAGCGTGTGAAATCCGCGCAAACTTCGGATGGTGCCTCACAGCTACTCCCATTCAGAACCGGCTGGAAGAGCTCGGGTCGCTCCTTGCTTTCCTACCAATCGACCAGCTACAAAACCAGGCCAtgttcaagaagaagatcatgGATGCGTCTTCGCCAGATGCCCATACTGTACCCTGGCAATTCACTCTATTGCTCGAGGCACTGTGCCTTAGGAGGCCAAAACAGATGCTCGAGTTGCCTCTGATTGAGGAACGCTACCACTACATCACGCTCTCCCAAGAGGAAAGAAACCGGTATGACAAGACAGCTGCTGACATGAGCAACTGGATCAATCACAAAGCCGGCTTACGTGCAGACCAACGGGACCATTTTGGTATCTTCCAAgtccagctccagcttcgCTTGGTCTGCAACCAAGGGACGTTCCAAAAGCCTTTCCAACGACGTGGCCGCAGAGACAAGCTGCCAGAGCGGGATGAGTTTCTCTATGCTCTAGGTTCAAGCGCTGATATTGAATGTTCCATGTGCGGGATACCGGTCCCTGCCTTTGATGCAACACCTCCAAAACTCCGTCACGGCTGTGGGCATGTAATCTGTCCAGAGTGCATCCCCTCCGATGAACAGAGATCAGCGAACAAGACCTCGTGCTTGTATTGTGATGGGCATATAAGTCCAAAATCAGACGCCCTGACGCCAAATAGCGGTGACGACAGCAATGACAAGGTGGACCATTTCGATCTTTCAGGAGTCTCATCGAAAATCGAAGTCCTGATCCGGGACCTCCAGCAAACCCCAAGAGACACGAAGAGGTACGTCGGCTCTGCTAGACTGGCCGAAATCCTTGAGAACCAAGCTTACATCAACTCACCTAGCATTGTATTTTCCTGCTGGACAAGAACCCTGGACCTGGTCGCACTCCATCTCACTCGGATGAAGATCCTTCATCAACGAATTGACGGCAGGCAAACACTGGCAGAAAGACAGCACAACATGAGCCGTTTTGTGTCTGACGAGGGCACCTCCGTTCCAGTTCTGCTCATGACTACCGGTGTCGGTGCATTCGG GCTCAACCTCAAAGCTGCTAACCACGTCTACATTCTCGAGCCCGAGTGGAACCCAAGCGTCGAGAGTCAAGCCCTCGGTCGTGTTGCCCGCCGTGGTCAGAAGAAGACTGTCCTAGTCACGAGATACCTGGTTCATGGCACCGTGGAGATTGTATGA
- a CDS encoding hypothetical protein (COG:S; EggNog:ENOG503NW9G), translating to MDPLNPMGDAQPAFQRRLSRLYNDTKRRSEFVQTSVQHPEADPEVRSLHRRLRIQKDRFVTWGLEWADPSQSAEVLIDSSLNKAGISELVSNIMSNIKEILAEAEPLWMSSRRLAGEIVEPAQPPRRGEKIRMVVWDKSKFEGLIRDLTDAIDTLYEVSRTRSSYASSAAVGGRPAKSSTAAEDLRPFASSRLQTPEQIDPKILTSLRSVQAAPMTEHDEKEKTHEIVFMDKQSYAKLTRTTAGARHTQSPLLLEYAPFSSLYSITGVSPPMHRFEKLFSGLQLEPQRPVQPGSWIGLPRLLGYFEDMENSRFGLIYQFPQKFNAVTFETLTQNPLNNLCTLADLLARPDFEPRLEAKFRLAANLANSVFDLHDRGITHGSIGDENISFCNAVGTDPEVSGITQGEVDIRRPLISSFDLFSETEPEYQEGPREFSLYKHPLDPRNSVQSPLANNADSKTFDLYSLAMILLSIGLWTKLENLVPNMASPVLPESVLTQLGIRCGTLYMKAVQTLWSAVDQELSGTQTTDKIVERVEFKAGRYLEACCILDGVSNLEERLGDDLGDVRPEHARLSTPSIAGPSKDSQSEKPSASVLSAGQVQTEARATDANETSTKPKLRLFKHVPLPPEEVERWNTNIMPQVNQALRHFYRKNPESVEISLESVGESPQKTKPTVLVVCQSTSLVKTILKKRLGNILAAAGLGLRVCTGRVIKSRRDAVGRSMAGPEEEVVAANPEHQQQPLNGASIGAWNQSHHLPPVSLGGMLTVDGRLYGMTVHHMLDEPGPDSGGKSGAPRSMAGPPGMTDLHAWYAQQYTNPSDSDQDTSSSSEYDAYDLSDADSDAFSESAITSDYSEEDDDDDGEYQESEPGDIPGIEPGCGDGYIVTQPALDDVDAGFYPCLETQDEDHLDTYRVGEMYASSGIRRRREGGMNHEIDWALFEFIDERLPFGNLIPSLDPPPTKAQSQTTSSSICPTTVAPMSSLPGLGVQCMARTSGLQTGVILPAMVSVKIYGRVSPSETYQVSGTRPSPDQPRHPKQSSLPMGMPGDSGAWVVDGANGRVCGHILAWSERKKVAYICPMDVLILDIAETLEANEIRLPGGEVVYSREPLSAQYPMRSLTQRSARSDMSGWQRSEGDVGDDEGEEPSTPMARFAARRHSSRRSHRSVVAGKRASYLSAKRQSQQATMESTVGEEELEHDEGVEVDISVGLANQLKAMNLPPGDSSLSSAEMMRKWGYA from the exons ATGgaccctctcaaccccatgGGTGATGCCCAGCCGGCCTTCCAGCGCCGGCTGAGCAGGCTTTACAACGACACCAAAAGGAGATCCGAGTTTGTTCAGACCTCTGTCCAACACCCCGAAGCCGATCCCGAGGTCAGGTCGTTGCATCGAAGGCTCAGGATTCAGAAGGATCGTTTCGTCACCTGGGGTTTGGAATGGGCTGACCCTAGTCAGTCGGCCGAGGTCTTGATAGACTCGTCGTTGAACAAGGCCGGAATCAGCGAACTGGTTAGCAACATCATGTCCAACATCAAGGAAATTCTTGCCGAAGCCGAGCCACTCTGGATGAGTTCAAGACGACTGGCGGGAGAGATTGTTGAGCCAGCACAGCCACCCCGGAGGGGAGAAAAGATTCGGATGGTTGTCTGGGACAAGAGCAAGTTTGAAGGTTTGATCCGCGATCTTACCGATGCTATCGACACCCTCTACGAAGTATCCCGAACAAGATCATCATATGCAAGCTCTGCCGCCGTCGGGGGGCGGCCGGCCAAGTCCTCGACGGCAGCAGAAGACCTGCGTCCCTTTGCATCATCACGGCTACAAACCCCAGAGCAGATCGATCCCAAGATCTTGACCTCGTTGCGGTCGGTGCAGGCAGCGCCTATGACCGAGCACGACGAGAAGGAAAAAACCCACGAAATTGTCTTTATGGACAAGCAATCTTACGCCAAACTCACACGAACTACTGCTGGTGCACGCCACACCCAATCGCCACTTCTTCTTGAATATGCCCCTTTCAGCTCCCTATACTCTATCACGGGTGTCTCACCACCGATGCACCGCTTCGAGAAGCTGTTTTCTGGCCTTCAGCTTGAACCTCAAAGGCCGGTCCAGCCGGGATCGTGGATTGGGTTACCCCGTTTGTTGGGCTACTTTGAAGACATGGAAAACTCAAGATTCGGATTGATCTATCAGTTTCCCCAGAAGTTCAATGCCGTCACGTTTGAAACTTTGACCCAAAACCCCCTGAACAACCTCTGCACACTCGCCGACCTCCTGGCCCGCCCAGACTTTGAGCCTAGGCTTGAGGCCAAGTTCCGGCTCGCTGCCAATCTGGCAAACAGCGTCTTTGACCTGCATGACCGGGGCATCACTCATGGGAGCATCGGCGATGAAAACATCTCTTTTTGCAATGCCGTGGGCACTGACCCCGAAGTCAGCGGAATCACtcaaggagaggttgataTTCGCAGACCTCTTATTTCTTCCTTTGATCTTTTTTCAGAGACAGAGCCAGAGTATCAGGAAGGTCCCAGAGAGTTCTCTTTGTACAAACACCCCCTTGACCCACGAAACAGTGTTCAAtcccccctcgccaacaaTGCCGACTCCAAGACCTTCGACCTCTACTCTCTCGCCATGATTCTTCTCTCGATTGGTCTCTGGACTAAACTTGAGAATCTTGTCCCTAACATGGCCTCGCCAGTGCTGCCCGAGTCCGTTCTCACTCAATTGGGTATCCGCTGTGGCACGCTTTACATGAAGGCAGTGCAGACATTGTGGTCTGCGGTGGACCAAGAGTTGAGTGGCACGCAAACGACTGACAAAATTGTAGAACGGGTCGAATTCAAGGCTGGTCGATATCTGGAGGCATGCTGTATCCTGGATGGTGTCAGCAATCTTGAGGAGAGACTGGGTGATGACCTAGGGGATGTGCGCCCGGAACACGCGCGGCTGAGCACACCATCGATCGCTGGACCTTCAAAGGACTCGCAATCAGAAAAGCCGTCCGCCTCTGTGTTATCAGCCGGCCAAGTCCAAACAGAAGCGAGGG CCACCGACGCCAATGAAACATCAACCAAACCGAAGCTACGACTCTTCAAGCACGTGCCCCTACCACCCGAAGAGGTCGAGCGGTGgaacaccaacatcatgcCACAGGTCAACCAGGCTCTTCGGCACTTTTATCGAAAAAATCCCGAGTCAGTCGAAATTTCGCTGGAGTCTGTTGGAGAGAGTCctcaaaaaacaaaacccacAGTTTTAGTAGTGTGCCAATCCACAAGCTTGGTCAAAACTAtcttgaagaagaggctTGGCAACATTTTGGCTGCGGCCGGCCTCGGGTTGAGGGTATGCACTGGCCGAGTCATCAAATCTCGCAGAGACGCTGTTGGGAGAAGCATGGCTGGtccagaagaggaggtggttgcgGCCAATCCAgaacaccaacagcaaccctTGAATGGGGCAAGCATCGGGGCATGGAACCAAAGCCACCATCTGCCCCCTGTCAGCCTCGGAGGGATGCTCACAGTCGATGGCAGATTGTACGGCATGACGGTACACCATATGTTGGACGAACCGGGTCCCGATTCGGGAGGGAAATCAGGTGCTCCAAGAAGCATGGCAGGGCCTCCCGGAATGACAGATCTCCATGCTTGGTACGCACAGCAGTACACGAATCCCAGTGACTCGGACCAAGATACCAGCAGCAGTTCCGAGTATGATGCCTACGACCTCTCTGATGCAGATTCTGATGCTTTTTCAGAGTCGGCCATTACTAGCGACTATtcggaggaagacgacgacgacgacggcgagtATCAGGAGAGTGAGCCGGGAGATATACCCGGCATTGAACCCGGTTGTGGGGATGGGTACATCGTCACACAACCTGCCCTGGACGATGTGGATGCTGGTTTCTATCCTTGCCTGGAAACCCAGGATGAAGACCATCTCGACACGTACAGAGTTGGGGAGATGTATGCATCAAGTGGTATCCGACGTcgtagggaggggggaatgAACCACGAGATCGATTGGGCCCTTTTTGAATTCATCGACGAGCGACTGCCCTTTGGGAATTTGATTCCCTCCCTCGACCCACCACCGACAAAAGCACAATCACAAACCACTTCATCCAGCATTTGTCCTACAACTGTTGCACCTATGTCAAGCTTGCCGGGCCTAGGGGTTCAATGCATGGCACGCACTTCAGGCCTACAGACTGGTGTTATCCTCCCAGCTATGGTGTCCGTCAAGATTTATGGCCGGGTTTCGCCAAGCGAGACATATCAAGTGTCGGGAACCCGACCGTCTCCAGACCAGCCTCGTCACCCAAAACAGTCGTCGCTTCCGATGGGCATGCCGGGAGACTCGGGAGCATGGGTAGTTGATGGCGCGAATGGTCGAGTATGCGGGCATATTCTTGCCTGGAGTGAGCGCAAGAAGGTTGCTTACATCTGTCCAATGGATGTGCTGATTCTTGATATTGCCGAGACGTTGGAAGCCAATGAGATTCGTCTTCCGGGAGGTGAAGTTGTGTACTCGCGGGAGCCGCTGAGTGCTCAATATCCCATGAGGTCTTTGACGCAAAGGAGTGCAAGAAGTGACATGTCGGGCTGGCAACGTTCTGAGGGCGatgttggcgacgacgagggcgaAGAGCCATCTACCCCAATGGCTAGATTTGCCGCCAGGAGACACAGCAGCCGACGGTCTCATAGGAGCGTGGTGGCCGGTAAGAGGGCATCTTACCTCTCGGCCAAAAGACAGAGCCAACAAGCAACGATGGAAAGCActgttggggaagaggagctggagcaCGATGAGGGGGTCGAGGTGGATATTAGTGTTGGGTTAGCTAATCAGCTCAAAGCAATGAACCTGCCTCCGGGAGACTCAAGCCTATCTTCAgcagagatgatgaggaaatGGGGATATGCCTGA